A single genomic interval of Ammospiza nelsoni isolate bAmmNel1 chromosome 25, bAmmNel1.pri, whole genome shotgun sequence harbors:
- the LSM10 gene encoding U7 snRNA-associated Sm-like protein LSm10 — translation MEVSHSVKERTIAENSLVILLQGLRGRVTTVELRDESAAAGRVTSVDAFMNVRLAEVTFTDRQGTVSRLDELFVTGRNIRYVHIPDEVDIRATIEEQLQAIHRVRYFGARDKGRREFLPAKHK, via the coding sequence ATGGAGGTGAGCCACTCGGTGAAGGAGCGCACCATCGCCGAGAACAGCCTGGTGatcctgctgcagggcctgcgCGGCCGCGTCACCACCGTGGAGCTGCGCGACGAGAGCGCGGCCGCGGGGCGCGTCACCAGCGTGGACGCCTTCATGAACGTGCGCCTGGCCGAGGTGACCTTCACGGACCGGCAGGGCACCGTGTCCCGCCTGGACGAGCTCTTTGTGACCGGCAGGAACATCCGCTACGTGCACATCCCCGACGAGGTGGACATCCGCGCCACCAtcgaggagcagctgcaggccATCCACAGGGTGCGCTACTTCGGGGCCCGCGACAAGGGACGCCGGGAGTTCCTCCCTGCCAAGCACAAGTGa
- the OSCP1 gene encoding protein OSCP1 isoform X3: protein MSARTLPLLFLNLGGEMLYILDQRLRAQSIPGEKARKDEWTDVDRKRVMNDIISTMFNRKFMEELFKPQDLYSKKALRTVYDRLAHASIMRLNQASMDKLYDLMTMAFKYQVLLCPRPRDVLLVTFNHLDAIKDFISDSPGILNQVDETFRRLIETYNPLSDGEFQLIRQTLLIFFQDMHIRVSIFLKDKVQNSNGRFVLPISGPVPWGTEVPGLIRIFNHKGVEVKRAEFSTAGNYVTPQREGSFELYGDRVLKLGTNMYSVTRPVETHMSGSSKNLASQAKENIAPNPLAKEELNFLARLLGGLDIQKPAGDSGFRLNLFTTDEEEEHAAQTRPEELSYKVIDIEATQEPARRAELSRILGELDVAEPRPGSAGKGEDLLALMDGL from the exons ATGTCGGCGCGGACGCTGCCGCTGCTGTTCCTGAACCTGGGCGGGGAGATGCTCTACATCCTGGACCAGCGGCTGCGCGCCCAGAGCATCCCCGGAGAGAAGGCGCGCAAAG ATGAATGGACAGATGTGGACAGGAAACGAG TGATGAACGACATCATCAGCACCATGTTCAACAGGAAATTCATGGAGGAGCTGTTCAAGCCCCAGGATCTGTACTCCAAGAAAGCACTGCGCACCGTGTACGACCGGCTGGCCCACGCCTCCATCATGAGACTCAACCAGGCCAGCATGGACAAG CTCTACGACCTCATGACCATGGCCTTCAAATaccaagtgctgctgtgccctcgGCCCAGGGACGTTCTGCTGGTCACCTTCAACCACCTGGATGCCATCAAGGATTTCATCTCTGACTCCCCTGGCATTCTGAACCAGGTGGATGAGACCTTCAGGAGGCTGATTGAG accTACAACCCTCTCTCTGATGGTGAATTCCAGCTCATCAGGCAAACacttctcattttcttccagGACATGCACATCAGG GTCTCCATCTTCCTGAAGGATAAAGTACAAAACTCCAATGGTCGCTTTGTGCTGCCAATCTCAGGGCCTGTCCCCTGGGGCACAGAGGTGCCAGGGCTCATCAG GATATTCAATCACAAAGGAGTGGAAGTTAAAAGGGCTGAgttcagcactgctgggaattATGTTACTCCACAAAGGGAAGGATCTTTTGAGCTTTATGGAGACAGAGTCCTCAAACTTGGGACAAACAT GTACAGCGTGACCCGGCCAGTGGAGACACACATGTCAGGATCTTCCAAAAACCTGGCATCCCAGGCAAAG GAGAACATAGCCCCCAACCCCCTTGCTAAAGAAGAGCTGAACTTTTtagccaggctgctgggaggTTTGGACATCCAGAAACCTGCTGGTGATTCAGGATTTCGGCTGAACTTGTTCACCACCGACGAGGAGGAAGA ACACGCTGCACAGACCAGACCAGAGGAGCTGTCCTACAAGGTTATCGACATTGAAGCCACACAG GAGCCGGCGCGGCGGGCGGAGCTGTCCCGCATCCTGGGCGAGCTGGACGTGGCGGAACCGcgcccgggcagcgccgggaaGGGCGAGGACCTGCTGGCACTGATGGACGGGCTCTGA
- the OSCP1 gene encoding protein OSCP1 isoform X1, protein MSARTLPLLFLNLGGEMLYILDQRLRAQSIPGEKARKVMNDIISTMFNRKFMEELFKPQDLYSKKALRTVYDRLAHASIMRLNQASMDKLYDLMTMAFKYQVLLCPRPRDVLLVTFNHLDAIKDFISDSPGILNQVDETFRRLIETYNPLSDGEFQLIRQTLLIFFQDMHIRVSIFLKDKVQNSNGRFVLPISGPVPWGTEVPGLIRIFNHKGVEVKRAEFSTAGNYVTPQREGSFELYGDRVLKLGTNMYSVTRPVETHMSGSSKNLASQAKENIAPNPLAKEELNFLARLLGGLDIQKPAGDSGFRLNLFTTDEEEEHAAQTRPEELSYKVIDIEATQEPARRAELSRILGELDVAEPRPGSAGKGEDLLALMDGL, encoded by the exons ATGTCGGCGCGGACGCTGCCGCTGCTGTTCCTGAACCTGGGCGGGGAGATGCTCTACATCCTGGACCAGCGGCTGCGCGCCCAGAGCATCCCCGGAGAGAAGGCGCGCAAAG TGATGAACGACATCATCAGCACCATGTTCAACAGGAAATTCATGGAGGAGCTGTTCAAGCCCCAGGATCTGTACTCCAAGAAAGCACTGCGCACCGTGTACGACCGGCTGGCCCACGCCTCCATCATGAGACTCAACCAGGCCAGCATGGACAAG CTCTACGACCTCATGACCATGGCCTTCAAATaccaagtgctgctgtgccctcgGCCCAGGGACGTTCTGCTGGTCACCTTCAACCACCTGGATGCCATCAAGGATTTCATCTCTGACTCCCCTGGCATTCTGAACCAGGTGGATGAGACCTTCAGGAGGCTGATTGAG accTACAACCCTCTCTCTGATGGTGAATTCCAGCTCATCAGGCAAACacttctcattttcttccagGACATGCACATCAGG GTCTCCATCTTCCTGAAGGATAAAGTACAAAACTCCAATGGTCGCTTTGTGCTGCCAATCTCAGGGCCTGTCCCCTGGGGCACAGAGGTGCCAGGGCTCATCAG GATATTCAATCACAAAGGAGTGGAAGTTAAAAGGGCTGAgttcagcactgctgggaattATGTTACTCCACAAAGGGAAGGATCTTTTGAGCTTTATGGAGACAGAGTCCTCAAACTTGGGACAAACAT GTACAGCGTGACCCGGCCAGTGGAGACACACATGTCAGGATCTTCCAAAAACCTGGCATCCCAGGCAAAG GAGAACATAGCCCCCAACCCCCTTGCTAAAGAAGAGCTGAACTTTTtagccaggctgctgggaggTTTGGACATCCAGAAACCTGCTGGTGATTCAGGATTTCGGCTGAACTTGTTCACCACCGACGAGGAGGAAGA ACACGCTGCACAGACCAGACCAGAGGAGCTGTCCTACAAGGTTATCGACATTGAAGCCACACAG GAGCCGGCGCGGCGGGCGGAGCTGTCCCGCATCCTGGGCGAGCTGGACGTGGCGGAACCGcgcccgggcagcgccgggaaGGGCGAGGACCTGCTGGCACTGATGGACGGGCTCTGA
- the OSCP1 gene encoding protein OSCP1 isoform X2, translated as MLRVDEWTDVDRKRVMNDIISTMFNRKFMEELFKPQDLYSKKALRTVYDRLAHASIMRLNQASMDKLYDLMTMAFKYQVLLCPRPRDVLLVTFNHLDAIKDFISDSPGILNQVDETFRRLIETYNPLSDGEFQLIRQTLLIFFQDMHIRVSIFLKDKVQNSNGRFVLPISGPVPWGTEVPGLIRIFNHKGVEVKRAEFSTAGNYVTPQREGSFELYGDRVLKLGTNMYSVTRPVETHMSGSSKNLASQAKENIAPNPLAKEELNFLARLLGGLDIQKPAGDSGFRLNLFTTDEEEEHAAQTRPEELSYKVIDIEATQEPARRAELSRILGELDVAEPRPGSAGKGEDLLALMDGL; from the exons atgcTTCGTGTAGATGAATGGACAGATGTGGACAGGAAACGAG TGATGAACGACATCATCAGCACCATGTTCAACAGGAAATTCATGGAGGAGCTGTTCAAGCCCCAGGATCTGTACTCCAAGAAAGCACTGCGCACCGTGTACGACCGGCTGGCCCACGCCTCCATCATGAGACTCAACCAGGCCAGCATGGACAAG CTCTACGACCTCATGACCATGGCCTTCAAATaccaagtgctgctgtgccctcgGCCCAGGGACGTTCTGCTGGTCACCTTCAACCACCTGGATGCCATCAAGGATTTCATCTCTGACTCCCCTGGCATTCTGAACCAGGTGGATGAGACCTTCAGGAGGCTGATTGAG accTACAACCCTCTCTCTGATGGTGAATTCCAGCTCATCAGGCAAACacttctcattttcttccagGACATGCACATCAGG GTCTCCATCTTCCTGAAGGATAAAGTACAAAACTCCAATGGTCGCTTTGTGCTGCCAATCTCAGGGCCTGTCCCCTGGGGCACAGAGGTGCCAGGGCTCATCAG GATATTCAATCACAAAGGAGTGGAAGTTAAAAGGGCTGAgttcagcactgctgggaattATGTTACTCCACAAAGGGAAGGATCTTTTGAGCTTTATGGAGACAGAGTCCTCAAACTTGGGACAAACAT GTACAGCGTGACCCGGCCAGTGGAGACACACATGTCAGGATCTTCCAAAAACCTGGCATCCCAGGCAAAG GAGAACATAGCCCCCAACCCCCTTGCTAAAGAAGAGCTGAACTTTTtagccaggctgctgggaggTTTGGACATCCAGAAACCTGCTGGTGATTCAGGATTTCGGCTGAACTTGTTCACCACCGACGAGGAGGAAGA ACACGCTGCACAGACCAGACCAGAGGAGCTGTCCTACAAGGTTATCGACATTGAAGCCACACAG GAGCCGGCGCGGCGGGCGGAGCTGTCCCGCATCCTGGGCGAGCTGGACGTGGCGGAACCGcgcccgggcagcgccgggaaGGGCGAGGACCTGCTGGCACTGATGGACGGGCTCTGA
- the MRPS15 gene encoding small ribosomal subunit protein uS15m produces the protein MLALLGRGLAGPARAGAAALGRAQPGCSPVLQAARGYARPVTKKRKDIPSHLDDLPPTMLKKDYANLPIMNSVDDVVKRLLSLEMASQREKLKVKTQQLVEKVRRSPHDNGSFEVQVAILTAKIRTLEEHLQRHPKDKRNRRFMLMGLDRRRKMLGYLRRVNYSTFENTCKELGIQYSPPQPYSRHLTKRWMVKKALCTKVFQEKQKLQAAERLKKRREWQARARAAREQQEKQVQEKQAQEGTPV, from the exons ATGCTGGCGCTGCTGGGCCGCGGCCTGGCCGGGCCCGcccgcgccggggccgccgcgctgggcagggcacagcccg GCTGCagtcctgtgctccaggcagccAGGGGCTATGCCAGACCTGTGACCAAGAAGAGGAAAG ACATCCCCAGCCATCTGGATGACCTTCCTCCCACCATGCTGAAGAAGGATTATGCCAATCTCCCCATCATGAACAG CGTGGATGATGTGGTGAAAcgcctgctgtccctggagaTGGCAAGTCAG AGGGAGAAGTTGAAGGTGAAGACACAGCAGCTGGTGGAGAAGGTCAGGAGGTCTCCCCATGACAATGGCTCCTTTGAAGTGCAAG TTGCTATTTTGACTGCCAAGATCCGCACGCTCGAGGAGCATCTCCAGAGGCACCCCAAG GACAAAAGGAACCGCAGGTTCATGCTGATGGGTCtggacaggaggaggaagatgctGGGCTACCTGCGCCGAGTCAACTACAGCACCTTTGAGAACACCTGCAAGGAGCTGGGCATCCAGTACAGCCCCCCCCAGCCCTACAGCCGCCACCTCACCAAGCGCTGGATGGTCAAGAAGGCTTTGTGCACCAAG GTGTTCCAGGAGAAGCAGAAGCTGCAAGCAGCTGAGAGACTCAAGAAGAGGAGAGAGTGGCAGGCAAGAGCAAGAGCTGCACGGgaacagcaggagaagcaggtgcaggagaagcaggcacaggaggggacacctgTGTAG